A single Pedobacter sp. PACM 27299 DNA region contains:
- a CDS encoding DUF6702 family protein, which translates to MLNILLIYLLPIFHPFYVSVTEITQDPKSKVLQISVRVFFDDLEKALDHQYKEKVNILKPVDRKKVDLLLADYIRKHLQLKVNQQNLSFKYLGYEIEEDAAWCYFESPALPAIKNIEVKNDLLFAEHESQSNMIHVTVNGKRKSTKLDNPKSSASLFF; encoded by the coding sequence ATGTTGAATATTCTATTGATTTATCTGTTACCTATTTTTCATCCGTTCTACGTAAGTGTAACGGAGATTACACAGGATCCCAAATCAAAAGTGCTGCAAATCAGTGTACGTGTGTTTTTTGACGACCTTGAAAAAGCGCTGGACCATCAGTATAAAGAAAAGGTAAATATTTTGAAGCCCGTAGACCGTAAAAAAGTTGATTTACTCCTGGCTGATTATATCAGGAAGCACCTGCAGCTTAAAGTCAATCAGCAAAATTTGAGTTTTAAGTACCTGGGTTATGAGATCGAAGAAGATGCCGCATGGTGTTACTTTGAAAGTCCTGCCCTTCCAGCCATTAAAAATATCGAGGTTAAAAATGACCTGCTCTTTGCCGAGCATGAATCCCAGTCTAACATGATCCATGTTACGGTGAACGGGAAAAGAAAAAGTACCAAACTAGACAATCCTAAAAGTTCGGCCAGCCTGTTTTTTTAA
- a CDS encoding HupE/UreJ family protein, protein MQDFWLYFQLGWQHILDWQGYDHILFVVVLCVTYTLSDWKKVLILVTAFTIGHSITLALSVFKVISLHTPLIEFLIPVTILITAAGNILNKRQKKGGTNFKYLLALFFGLIHGLGFSNYLKSLLGKSSNIVPELLAFNLGLEFGQVIIVIGILLFSTILIGVFKIKRWDWTFFVSSAIFGISLIMAAERFSAAF, encoded by the coding sequence ATGCAAGATTTTTGGCTTTATTTCCAGTTAGGCTGGCAACACATTTTAGACTGGCAAGGATACGACCATATCCTTTTTGTAGTGGTACTTTGCGTTACCTATACCCTCAGCGACTGGAAGAAAGTCCTGATTCTGGTGACTGCTTTTACCATTGGGCATAGTATCACCCTCGCTTTAAGCGTTTTTAAAGTCATCAGTCTGCACACGCCATTGATTGAATTCCTGATTCCTGTGACTATCCTGATCACAGCGGCTGGCAATATTTTAAACAAAAGACAAAAAAAAGGAGGAACAAATTTCAAATACCTGCTGGCTTTATTTTTCGGCCTCATCCATGGCCTGGGCTTCTCCAATTACCTGAAAAGTTTACTTGGGAAAAGCAGCAATATTGTACCTGAGCTTTTGGCTTTTAACCTTGGATTGGAATTCGGTCAGGTGATCATTGTCATCGGAATTCTTTTATTTTCCACGATCCTTATTGGCGTATTTAAAATTAAACGCTGGGACTGGACTTTCTTTGTTTCATCTGCTATATTTGGTATCTCTTTGATCATGGCTGCTGAACGTTTTTCCGCTGCCTTTTAA
- a CDS encoding translocation/assembly module TamB domain-containing protein → MNKYIRKSLKVVLWIIASLILLVVLLAISLNIPAVQNFVKDQAISYLKNKTKTEVRLESIHIAFPKDIVLNKFYLEDRKGDTLLYAQKLAVDLNLFKILNNKVEINNISLEKIRANVTRVNPDTTFNFSFLVDAFMSDQNKPEDQVEKDTTSTLKFSVSKISLEDIGIVYRDDVAGNEMKLNLGEFKTDIKDFDMDQQRYVIKSLSLKNTDLKYAQRKPLTVLKAHLEQSIDTAKTESGKLPLVEIQDFGFNNVKINFDDQVSQMSADVNLNEVVLTQLIADLTHNKYNVATGKINNSTVDYKASATQMKAKVNLKEFSINKLMADLTKSNYQLEEATLNNSDVLFAFKPAAPSKASSTGKSGATAKNVTTEKSGAADKSRTAEKGAVVPAESAPISLLLSKLNLSKNNIQYDDLSAKPTKGMDLGHLKIRDLDLIAEGLSYNPEGIKVKVKKGFMKEKSGFQLSRLQGDVSYTDKAIYVKNFILKTPNTSVENATSLTYTSMDDLTKHPERVKINLVVKNSIIGLKDAVYFSDAVPAAYRNEKLKIDGSLNGYLNNLNILRFQASGLKNTKIDVNGKVRGLPDMNKLYADLNIKQFSMTKQDLMVVIPKGTLPTNIELPNTIQANGKFTGSLTNFNTGFNINTDMGSAKLLANMKGPKGKEQYTADINLNNFNVGKLLKQQAQLGRITVKAHINGTGLDPKTAAVKINGQVLSAVYNKYTYRNLSLNGTYVQQKLNLKSNMADSNLNFNLTAAVNIAGKYPAVKAKIDLTQVDLKALNFSPTEFKVAGTIDADLSTADVDYLNGDLFIKGLQVVKEGTKFNVDTIQLHAETTAEKSLLTLKSELMSARIDGKYQLTNLATAVTNQINKYYQFGEVKQIPDQRIRFFAKIYNPKFIQNFVPSLTTFSPSYIYGLLDTKKDSLAMKAWVPHVVYGDYKVDSTKLSIDNTNQKINYKLTVKSLQSSSINLYNTEVSGDAVNNNLGVNIYLRDSKLKDKYLLGGTFQSINKDFRFSLDPQKLLLNYQKWVVAADNYIQFGQSGILARNFDISRNNQLLSVNSVSNEPNAPLKVLFKDFKIETLTQFAEQDSSLVGGSINGTVDAKDLMGTPKFEANLTIDQLRYQKDQLGTLRLAVNNNTENAFETNISLSGVHELRANGFYYTAPESALDLTLHVDKIDLKQLESVSMGQIKNGSGTISGEMSVKGALTSPVIRGEVKFNQAAFTATYVNSYFRMPNETISFNEEGIKFNNFTVLDSLNQSLKVNGMVYTKTYTDFRFGLDISADNFRLMNSTEADNDMIYGKVFVSTRAFKIRGDLNQPQITIAMSVNKGTKFFFAMPSSDPSVIDQEGVVQFIDESAPPFNGKMALSSAADSLNKAPIQGINLSVDIEMDKEAEFNVVVDPSNGDMLKVKGEGTLNATMDPSGKISMTGRYELSDGSYKLSVGGLATREFKIQQGSSIVWTGEPTSANVDITALYEVNAPAIDLIADQVSDATRTQSKQKFPFQVYLMITGEIMKPIINFKLDLPENERGIIGGQVYTKLQQVNANESELNKQVFALLALERFVADNPFQSLAGSGNGLVANYARQSVSKLLTQQLNNLASDLIKGVDVNFGLNTSEDYSTGKLENRTELEIGLSKKLLDDRLTVTVGSSFGLEGGSGQNNENASNIAGNVNIEYLLSKDGRYRLRAYRRNQTEGIIEGQIIETGLGFALVVDYNKFSEIFRRFKDRRTIKKEQKPKNEKAN, encoded by the coding sequence TTGAATAAATATATACGTAAAAGTCTTAAAGTCGTACTATGGATTATCGCCAGCCTCATTTTGCTAGTGGTTCTGCTTGCGATTTCACTAAACATTCCTGCTGTCCAAAACTTCGTAAAAGATCAGGCGATCAGTTATTTAAAAAACAAGACCAAGACCGAAGTTCGTCTGGAAAGCATTCATATTGCCTTTCCGAAGGACATTGTGCTGAATAAGTTTTACCTGGAAGACCGAAAAGGTGACACTTTACTGTACGCGCAGAAATTGGCTGTCGACCTCAATCTGTTCAAAATATTAAACAATAAAGTAGAGATCAATAATATTTCCTTAGAAAAAATCAGGGCAAATGTGACCAGAGTTAATCCGGATACCACATTCAATTTCTCCTTTTTAGTAGACGCATTCATGTCTGATCAGAATAAACCGGAAGATCAGGTGGAAAAAGACACGACCTCTACCCTAAAATTTTCGGTCAGCAAAATCAGCCTGGAAGATATTGGAATTGTTTACCGTGATGATGTGGCAGGAAATGAGATGAAACTTAATCTTGGTGAATTTAAAACCGACATTAAGGATTTTGATATGGATCAGCAGCGCTATGTGATCAAATCCCTTTCCCTAAAAAATACCGATTTAAAATACGCACAGCGGAAACCGCTTACAGTATTGAAAGCACACCTGGAACAAAGTATAGATACGGCAAAAACGGAATCAGGAAAGCTTCCTTTAGTGGAGATCCAGGATTTTGGCTTTAATAATGTGAAGATCAATTTTGACGACCAGGTGTCGCAGATGAGTGCGGATGTAAACTTGAATGAGGTGGTATTGACGCAGTTAATTGCCGATCTGACCCATAATAAATATAACGTTGCCACTGGAAAAATCAACAATTCTACGGTAGATTATAAAGCCTCCGCTACACAGATGAAGGCAAAAGTAAACCTGAAAGAATTCTCGATTAATAAACTGATGGCAGATTTAACGAAAAGCAATTACCAGTTAGAAGAGGCGACGTTAAACAATTCTGATGTGTTGTTTGCGTTTAAACCTGCAGCACCTTCAAAAGCATCATCCACAGGGAAATCCGGGGCAACCGCAAAAAACGTAACCACTGAAAAATCAGGTGCTGCTGATAAATCCAGAACAGCCGAAAAGGGCGCCGTAGTTCCAGCTGAATCAGCTCCGATTTCATTACTTTTAAGCAAGCTAAACCTTTCAAAAAACAACATACAGTATGACGACCTTAGTGCCAAGCCAACTAAAGGCATGGACTTGGGCCATCTAAAAATCCGGGATCTGGATCTGATCGCCGAGGGTTTAAGTTACAATCCAGAGGGCATCAAGGTGAAGGTCAAAAAAGGGTTTATGAAAGAGAAAAGTGGCTTCCAGCTGTCGAGACTTCAAGGTGATGTTTCTTATACTGACAAAGCGATTTACGTTAAAAACTTTATCTTAAAAACACCGAATACTTCCGTTGAAAATGCCACTTCATTGACGTACACCTCAATGGATGATCTGACCAAACATCCGGAAAGGGTAAAAATTAACCTGGTGGTTAAAAACTCTATTATAGGTTTGAAGGATGCCGTTTATTTCTCTGATGCAGTTCCTGCTGCTTATAGAAATGAAAAGTTAAAGATCGATGGCAGTTTAAATGGTTATCTAAATAACCTGAACATCCTACGTTTCCAGGCCAGTGGTTTAAAAAACACCAAAATCGACGTCAATGGTAAAGTCAGAGGTTTGCCGGACATGAACAAGCTGTATGCAGACTTGAACATTAAGCAGTTTTCAATGACCAAACAAGACCTGATGGTGGTGATCCCTAAAGGAACATTGCCAACCAATATAGAACTTCCAAATACGATTCAGGCCAATGGTAAATTTACCGGTTCCTTAACCAATTTTAATACTGGCTTTAATATCAATACGGATATGGGATCCGCCAAATTACTGGCAAACATGAAAGGGCCGAAAGGAAAAGAACAATATACCGCTGATATCAACCTGAACAATTTCAATGTTGGAAAGCTGTTAAAACAACAAGCACAGCTGGGTAGAATCACTGTTAAAGCGCATATCAATGGGACCGGCTTAGATCCAAAAACTGCCGCAGTTAAGATCAATGGACAAGTGCTGAGTGCTGTTTATAACAAATACACTTACAGAAACCTGAGTTTGAACGGTACATATGTGCAGCAGAAGTTAAACCTGAAAAGCAATATGGCCGACAGTAACCTGAACTTCAACCTAACTGCCGCTGTAAATATAGCTGGTAAATATCCTGCCGTAAAAGCAAAAATAGACTTGACGCAGGTAGACCTTAAAGCGTTGAACTTTAGTCCGACGGAATTTAAAGTTGCAGGAACAATAGATGCAGACTTGAGCACTGCGGATGTCGATTACCTGAATGGCGACCTCTTTATCAAAGGCTTACAAGTGGTAAAAGAGGGCACAAAATTCAACGTGGACACCATTCAGCTTCACGCAGAAACCACTGCAGAAAAAAGCTTGCTGACCTTAAAATCAGAGCTGATGAGCGCCCGCATAGACGGAAAGTATCAATTAACGAATCTGGCTACAGCTGTTACCAATCAAATTAATAAATACTATCAATTTGGAGAAGTAAAACAGATTCCTGATCAGCGGATTCGCTTCTTCGCTAAAATTTACAACCCTAAATTTATACAGAATTTTGTGCCTTCGCTAACCACCTTCTCCCCTTCCTATATCTACGGATTGCTGGATACAAAGAAAGACAGTTTAGCGATGAAAGCCTGGGTTCCTCATGTAGTTTATGGTGATTACAAGGTAGACAGCACCAAATTGAGCATTGACAATACAAACCAGAAAATCAATTATAAGCTGACGGTAAAAAGCCTGCAAAGCTCATCGATTAATCTCTACAATACAGAGGTTAGCGGAGATGCAGTGAACAATAACTTAGGCGTTAACATTTATTTAAGAGACAGCAAGCTGAAAGATAAATACCTGCTGGGCGGTACTTTCCAATCGATCAATAAAGATTTCCGATTTAGTCTGGATCCACAAAAACTACTGTTGAACTACCAGAAATGGGTGGTGGCAGCAGACAATTACATTCAGTTTGGACAATCCGGCATCCTAGCCAGGAATTTTGACATCAGCAGAAATAACCAACTCTTGAGTGTAAACAGTGTGAGTAATGAGCCTAATGCGCCATTAAAAGTGTTGTTCAAAGATTTCAAAATCGAGACATTAACTCAGTTTGCAGAACAGGATAGTTCTTTAGTTGGTGGTTCAATCAATGGTACGGTAGATGCAAAAGACCTGATGGGCACACCGAAGTTTGAAGCTAACCTGACTATTGATCAACTGCGTTATCAGAAAGACCAGCTAGGAACTTTACGCCTGGCTGTCAATAACAATACAGAAAATGCATTTGAAACGAATATATCCTTATCTGGCGTTCATGAACTTAGGGCTAATGGCTTCTACTATACTGCGCCTGAAAGTGCTTTAGATTTAACGTTACATGTCGATAAGATAGACCTGAAACAGCTGGAAAGTGTTTCTATGGGTCAGATTAAAAATGGCTCTGGAACGATCAGCGGGGAAATGTCAGTTAAAGGTGCTTTAACATCACCTGTCATCCGTGGTGAAGTGAAATTTAACCAGGCTGCATTTACTGCTACCTACGTGAATTCGTATTTCAGAATGCCAAATGAAACCATCAGCTTCAATGAGGAAGGGATTAAGTTCAACAATTTTACAGTATTGGATTCCTTAAATCAGTCGCTAAAAGTGAATGGAATGGTGTATACAAAAACCTATACCGACTTTCGTTTTGGATTAGACATTTCTGCCGATAATTTCAGGCTGATGAATTCAACGGAAGCCGATAATGACATGATTTATGGTAAAGTATTTGTCAGCACCCGAGCCTTTAAAATACGGGGAGATCTAAATCAGCCACAGATCACTATCGCGATGTCCGTTAACAAAGGAACCAAATTCTTCTTTGCCATGCCAAGTTCAGATCCTTCTGTTATAGATCAGGAAGGCGTAGTTCAGTTTATAGATGAGAGTGCACCACCATTTAATGGTAAAATGGCATTATCAAGTGCAGCGGACAGCCTCAATAAAGCACCAATCCAAGGTATAAATCTGAGTGTAGATATAGAAATGGATAAAGAAGCTGAGTTTAACGTAGTCGTTGACCCTTCAAATGGCGATATGTTGAAGGTAAAAGGAGAAGGTACTTTAAATGCGACCATGGATCCAAGTGGCAAGATCAGTATGACTGGAAGGTATGAGTTGAGTGATGGATCATACAAACTTTCTGTTGGCGGTCTGGCAACCAGAGAATTTAAAATCCAGCAAGGCAGCAGTATTGTTTGGACTGGTGAGCCAACATCCGCAAACGTGGACATCACCGCATTGTATGAGGTAAATGCCCCTGCTATTGACCTGATCGCAGATCAGGTGAGTGATGCGACAAGAACTCAATCCAAACAAAAATTCCCATTCCAGGTATACCTGATGATCACCGGGGAAATTATGAAACCAATCATCAACTTCAAGTTGGACTTACCGGAAAATGAACGCGGAATTATTGGAGGCCAGGTATACACCAAATTACAACAGGTAAATGCCAATGAGAGTGAATTGAACAAACAGGTATTTGCTTTACTGGCACTGGAACGCTTTGTTGCAGATAATCCTTTCCAAAGTTTAGCAGGAAGCGGAAATGGACTTGTGGCGAATTATGCTCGTCAAAGTGTGAGCAAGCTATTGACACAGCAATTGAACAACCTGGCTTCTGATCTGATTAAAGGAGTAGATGTGAACTTCGGACTGAATACTTCGGAGGATTATTCTACCGGAAAATTAGAAAACCGTACGGAGTTGGAAATTGGGTTATCCAAAAAACTTTTAGACGACAGACTGACGGTAACAGTAGGAAGTTCTTTTGGATTAGAAGGAGGTTCTGGTCAGAATAATGAAAATGCCAGCAACATTGCTGGAAACGTTAACATAGAATATTTACTATCTAAGGACGGACGTTACCGCCTACGTGCCTACAGAAGGAACCAAACGGAAGGTATTATTGAAGGTCAGATCATAGAAACCGGTTTAGGTTTTGCATTGGTAGTAGATTACAATAAATTCAGTGAGATCTTTAGAAGATTTAAAGACAGAAGAACGATTAAAAAAGAACAGAAGCCCAAAAATGAGAAAGCGAATTAG
- a CDS encoding M1 family metallopeptidase has protein sequence MKRNLLLIALLVIGFNSTAQYLNNPGSNHGNKFEQLGTIISDPNSYRSASGAPGPAYWQQRADYEINAELDEKNLRLKGSESITYYNNSPDPLSYLWVQLDENEHKSTSDNKLTETSKISNQMNFEDLAGIINSPNDLGVKIISVTDEKGTKLPYTINNTMMRIDLPAVLQPKGKYKLKISWTYNISNRMTVHGRGGYEYFPEDDNYLFTITQWFPRMAVYSDYQGWQNKQFEGRGEFALVFGNYKVHMTVPADHVLGATGECQNYAQVLSSSSLKRWNTAQTAKSPVEIVDLKEAKSALAKKATSTKTWTYVAENVRDFAWVSSRRLIWDAMATTINGKKIMSMSYYGPEAYPLYSKYSTKVIDHTLKVYSKHTIPYPYPVAISVEAANGMEYPMICFNHGRAEKDGTYTESTKYGMIGVIIHEVGHNFFPMIVNSDERQWSWMDEGLNTFCQYLAEQEWDNNYPSQRGPAHKIVDYMKMPKDQLEPIMTNSENIINFGPNAYAKPATALNILRETVMGRELFDYAFKEYAKRWAFKHPTPADLFRTMEDASAVDLDWFWRGWFFGTDPVDIALNEVRYYRMDSKKQALENKEDQKSYEKNNENISRVRNRKEGVKFAVEQDTSLMDFYNKFDRFEVSKTADEQFQKYYGSLSAEEKKLYESKKNFYELSFSNEGGLVMPIIIEWTFKDGSKELDRIPAYIWRKNENQVTKVFAKDKEVTSIQLDPYRETADIDENNNSWPRKAQPSRFELFKQQQAPRGSSTGGNPMQQARQK, from the coding sequence ATGAAAAGAAATTTACTGCTGATTGCTTTACTTGTTATCGGTTTCAACAGCACTGCACAATATCTGAACAATCCCGGATCCAATCACGGCAACAAGTTTGAACAGTTGGGAACCATCATTTCTGACCCAAATTCTTACCGCTCCGCTTCCGGAGCTCCAGGACCAGCCTATTGGCAGCAACGTGCCGATTATGAAATCAATGCGGAACTGGATGAGAAAAATCTACGCCTGAAAGGTTCAGAATCTATTACTTATTACAACAATTCCCCTGATCCGCTCAGCTATTTATGGGTGCAGCTGGATGAAAATGAACATAAATCTACCAGCGATAACAAGCTGACGGAAACCAGCAAAATCAGCAATCAAATGAATTTCGAAGATCTGGCAGGCATCATCAACAGTCCGAATGACCTGGGCGTAAAAATTATCAGTGTGACCGATGAAAAAGGGACTAAACTTCCTTATACCATCAATAATACCATGATGAGGATTGACCTTCCGGCAGTGCTTCAGCCTAAAGGGAAATACAAATTAAAGATCTCCTGGACTTATAACATTTCCAACAGGATGACTGTTCATGGCAGAGGTGGTTATGAATACTTCCCCGAAGATGACAATTATCTTTTCACCATCACCCAATGGTTCCCAAGAATGGCGGTTTACTCCGATTACCAGGGCTGGCAGAACAAACAATTCGAAGGAAGAGGAGAATTTGCATTGGTATTTGGAAACTATAAAGTACACATGACTGTTCCTGCCGACCATGTGCTGGGTGCCACAGGCGAATGCCAGAATTACGCACAAGTACTCAGCAGCAGCAGTTTAAAACGATGGAATACTGCTCAAACTGCAAAATCTCCGGTAGAAATTGTAGACCTGAAGGAGGCAAAATCTGCTTTAGCTAAAAAAGCAACCAGCACAAAAACATGGACTTATGTAGCCGAAAACGTCAGGGATTTTGCCTGGGTATCTTCCCGCAGATTAATCTGGGATGCGATGGCTACCACCATCAATGGTAAAAAGATCATGTCGATGTCGTATTATGGTCCCGAAGCTTATCCGCTTTACAGCAAGTACTCAACTAAAGTAATTGACCATACCTTAAAAGTATATTCAAAACATACCATCCCTTATCCTTACCCGGTGGCGATTTCTGTGGAGGCAGCTAATGGTATGGAATACCCGATGATCTGTTTCAACCACGGTCGCGCGGAAAAAGATGGCACCTATACAGAATCGACAAAATATGGCATGATCGGGGTAATTATCCATGAAGTTGGACACAATTTCTTTCCAATGATTGTAAATTCAGACGAGCGCCAATGGTCATGGATGGACGAAGGATTGAATACTTTTTGCCAGTATCTGGCGGAACAGGAATGGGACAACAATTATCCATCACAGCGTGGTCCGGCACATAAAATCGTTGATTATATGAAAATGCCTAAAGATCAGCTGGAGCCCATCATGACCAATTCTGAAAACATCATCAACTTTGGGCCGAATGCCTATGCGAAACCGGCAACCGCATTAAATATCCTCAGAGAGACGGTTATGGGCAGGGAGCTCTTCGACTATGCCTTTAAAGAATACGCGAAAAGATGGGCTTTTAAACACCCTACACCGGCTGATTTGTTCCGCACGATGGAAGATGCTTCTGCGGTAGACCTGGATTGGTTCTGGAGAGGCTGGTTTTTTGGAACAGATCCTGTTGACATTGCCTTAAATGAGGTCCGTTATTACCGTATGGACAGCAAGAAACAGGCGTTAGAAAATAAAGAAGACCAAAAGTCCTATGAAAAAAACAATGAAAACATCAGCAGAGTCAGAAACAGAAAAGAGGGTGTAAAATTCGCGGTAGAACAGGACACGAGCTTAATGGATTTTTATAATAAATTTGACCGTTTTGAAGTCAGCAAAACTGCAGATGAACAGTTCCAAAAATACTACGGTTCATTATCTGCGGAGGAGAAAAAACTATATGAAAGCAAAAAGAACTTTTATGAATTATCGTTTTCTAATGAAGGTGGACTAGTGATGCCAATTATTATTGAATGGACTTTTAAAGATGGCAGCAAGGAGCTTGACCGCATTCCTGCCTATATCTGGAGAAAGAATGAAAATCAGGTAACCAAGGTATTTGCAAAAGACAAGGAAGTTACCTCCATTCAGCTTGACCCCTATCGTGAAACGGCCGATATAGACGAGAATAACAACTCCTGGCCAAGAAAAGCACAGCCTTCCAGGTTTGAGCTTTTCAAGCAGCAGCAAGCCCCTAGAGGCAGCTCTACAGGCGGCAATCCGATGCAGCAAGCCCGACAAAAATAA
- a CDS encoding cytidine deaminase produces MEERNFTISYQSFQGLEALNEKDQALCLKAEEALKTSYSPYSGFKVGTAIQLKGGRVVLGSNQENVAYPSGLCAERVALFAIGSEDPNAVIESMAITAKTDNFVIEKPVTCCGGCLQVMAEFEQKQNQEIEVLFYCINGEILKVKGVKNLMPFAFVESRLSV; encoded by the coding sequence ATGGAAGAAAGAAACTTCACAATCAGCTACCAGTCATTTCAGGGACTGGAAGCATTAAACGAAAAAGATCAGGCATTGTGCTTAAAGGCCGAAGAAGCCTTGAAAACCTCATATTCTCCGTATTCCGGATTCAAAGTAGGAACAGCTATACAGTTAAAAGGTGGGAGAGTGGTACTGGGCAGTAACCAGGAAAATGTAGCTTATCCTTCAGGATTATGCGCGGAAAGAGTGGCCTTATTTGCAATCGGTTCAGAAGATCCGAATGCAGTGATTGAAAGTATGGCAATTACCGCAAAAACTGATAACTTTGTCATTGAAAAACCGGTGACTTGCTGTGGCGGCTGTTTACAGGTCATGGCAGAGTTTGAACAAAAGCAAAATCAAGAAATTGAAGTCTTGTTCTATTGCATCAACGGGGAAATTTTAAAAGTTAAAGGGGTAAAAAATCTGATGCCTTTCGCATTTGTAGAATCGCGGCTTTCAGTATAA